The genomic interval CTTGTCCCAGGCAACTCTGCTGGCACTGTCACATCTTACTATGTAAGGCGTAAGCTGCCAGTGATCTTGCACGAAaatgtttttctctttaagagtaagcttatttttaattctgtgTTATAGTTGTCATCACAAGGATCAACATGGGATGAGATAGACTTTGAGTTCTTGGGAAATCTCAGTGGCGATCCTTATATTTTTCACACAAATGTAATCACACAAGGCAAAGGTGACAGAGAGCAGCAATTTTATCCCTGGTTTGATCCCACTTCAGATTTTCACACATATTCCATTCTCTGGAATCCCAAAACCATCGTGTAAGAATTTCAATCCACTAATCATCTCTTGTTGAAAACAAGCAACAATTCAAGTCACTAATTAatcctcttcttttttttattagacgtgtctcttttttttggtttaatacTTCACATATTCTTTGGGCGCTTTTGGGTTAAAAAGGCTCTCtaacatttttgtttaaaaacgTTTTCAGATTCTATGTCGATGGCACACCGATTAGAGAGTTCAAGAACTTGGAGTCAATCAACATTCCTTACCCAAAAAACCAACCAATGAGAATACACTCGAGTCTCTGGAACGCTGATGACTGGGCAACAAGAGGCGGTCTTGTCAAAACAGATTGGACAAAAGCTCCATTTACAGCTTCTTGTAGAAACTTTAATGCCAAAACTTGCATTCGTTACCCAGCAGGTCCAATCATTTCTGCGCCTTGCCCTTCGAATTCTTCATCCTCTGCATGGATGAAGATCGATGAGCTTGATGAAACAAGCCGAGAGAAACTCAAGTGGGTGCAGAAGAATTACatgatttataattattgCACAGACACAAAGCGCTTCCCAAAAGGGCCTCCTCCTGAGTGTGCTGTGGCCACGAGTGCTTACATAGATTCCGTACGagtataaacatatatataataacaatactttatatcataattttggTATAGTTATACAATACTGGTGTGTTTATTTCCCTGATTGGGCGGAATCATTAAtagcatttattttatcaaataagtaTGGGAATGAAAGACTAATTCTCAATGGTTGATGtttggaaataaaaaatctgTTTCCATTGAAATTTTAACATTCTGAAAATACCttcattcaattaaaaaaatttaaataaaaaaaaaaccaacagTAAACAGTCGCTGTAAATTAAAGCCTCACCGATTTTCATCGTCTTCACCAAACTGTCATTGCAAAAATCAACGTCATTGGTCATCGCTGACCGTTGAGCAGCAGCAATTGCAGCAACGATCTAGCAGCAGCAACAATCACTGATGATGATGTCGACGACGACGATGATATTACGATCCAGATCCGATTCTGATTTGTTGTTATCGTTGTTGATGATAAAGAtttggattattattattattattatgattttcaaaatgtattattattactattgataaaaaaatattataattaatatattaatgttaatgataataataataataataataatatttttattattaataattaataataatgatttctaaataataataatcacaataattaaaatataaaataatagttaattaagaattttttagtaatttatgACAATCTAATtcattatgattatgatttcaagacaaattaaacacatcaataataatacagctcattctaattttaatttctacagttaaagtaaacaatttattctaattttcatttctcattttgattTAAGCTCATTTTGATTTTCGTTTAGTAAAAGCACCGTATGTTTCTTGCTTTAGATCCCGTTATTTTGTCTGTTTGTGCACTGTGGTCACCGAACTTTTAGGGAAAAGAttttaaacaagaaaaaagtttAGTATATTTCTCATTACCATCGATAGTACAATCAATAAGCATACATTTCATATGTTATTGTTATCATCATGAGAGCTTACGgaatgaaatatataata from Citrus sinensis cultivar Valencia sweet orange chromosome 9, DVS_A1.0, whole genome shotgun sequence carries:
- the LOC107176479 gene encoding xyloglucan endotransglucosylase protein 1-like gives rise to the protein MAAAKSLVVLIMLSALLSNSFVLVLPASNFYQDFDIIWGIDKVRIRNDGEVLNLYLGKDTGSGFQSKNEYLFGKIDMQFKLVPGNSAGTVTSYYLSSQGSTWDEIDFEFLGNLSGDPYIFHTNVITQGKGDREQQFYPWFDPTSDFHTYSILWNPKTIVFYVDGTPIREFKNLESINIPYPKNQPMRIHSSLWNADDWATRGGLVKTDWTKAPFTASCRNFNAKTCIRYPAGPIISAPCPSNSSSSAWMKIDELDETSREKLKWVQKNYMIYNYCTDTKRFPKGPPPECAVATSAYIDSVRV